From the genome of Uranotaenia lowii strain MFRU-FL chromosome 1, ASM2978415v1, whole genome shotgun sequence, one region includes:
- the LOC129745597 gene encoding probable Rho GTPase-activating protein CG5521 isoform X1 — protein MFTKKSNIDLKKSTAKIQDSKKDSTARLRHLKTILEHVDSEEAKNLFEANYSHVYYILYDTFVQAEANLRQRELSFHIVHKTHREELDGSLWLLSKILCLLPELIARRWQVHSLGRILAKLLHYGNSVKLRREGVRYFLLWYQALGDNAPPFVHGMFTELVPGLTIPQKGKNGPLSSDSEFIATDVLNHPNMKGELGGSVFHDTGAHPVKSPEIQPLIPPGSSERTAAPDPRDGLEILLDCMVQSCGCLKWRDNSPQKHIRSFNFLLTKFREQYLPVFCPNFDYTTSIYEPKLDLPAMRNISKREEVMSSCIVVLVIWIAKYTHERQNSNKLDNVQVEEESVGESASLLSNLRHLGYTQTQLVRDVLYSSRDMINFVHEIYRQAFLMSFTSKSQIEAMRIAISVYRDWMSTIPPPPFLLEPDSSEVELQQQLNQQPQQIAGRPQNQRLRTDSYLGAMSKENVMIRAGLQNVLQVFVTNAVNVFMVNTAHLNIHFQSKTNNVGFATPLDEQTDICKRVLNIYRTMVMKTRMEGRTWEQLLLVLLQITSVILQNSPPNAKKNNLGGRLAQPIFQTLIVTWIRAHTNVVVHPGLWDKFLKVLSSLNHREELIVEWDKTMQTLTRVLARQVYNINLSDLPLDRLAEQKGKRKRGTPSNWAQSSSLGGQGGLDKADSLGSGAPCNSTNEKVSIEDHGCGYDVRNSSGSGGHALRSVPGTPALNRSYSEGSLAPFRKSRGRRRVRNKQHVSALPMNVEHSLNRMLSNTSGGGLSISTENFDVSRFSQCDDSIMMSVQLPAVPTLRRALSLDSIRPPTGKNQRTGDSDSYRCGSRSPSPTASSGIESGSIKDSPMQIDVMTADSSSIDTQDENSSISADRRSILSGGTARGWLPDVASVMWRRMLGALGDVNKILNPKLHAQVFQYLVNMTESLIKIRMNQGISLDGQPIQNPMNLVPPIALVAPWCYGALTLDNQYTQGKLYAMQLLCTIVKSGASLGNNQLPLFYHALHQALSGEDRAMAYTALRFLGGPRFISLLLPGHTLLLLDLVHASTIVLTSSETGPHAPRAEVAGLLGSLLCFPRTSLPGPVLTPSEPNIDLMECPDLQEHVLNIVLRCARREPTAKARCIAIASLGQWILQNLINPINSPGAGSESSFKQRIPQHHSSMGSTKGELPSNPRIREAFQVLLQALQFKHRTIARLASETLKLCAEQGHRIERIDRLPQLIIDTICLSLEIQNVPHPKESDKVVLTSLLLTLGEFCMSLSVETLLRPKSSDTDEPLIQVVFKVLYKIAMGIHNGERIKLFTTDEDFDMSISVDDVQEQSSPAEPTYQTPESIASCQSAIRLCAKTVAMHLITNLGHFPMGIGATRLSSLVDEHDDLTGSSGGMGTLQRESSVMSNRDSMDLGATQVLASPNLQLLMLSSELVASFIELPALKLPGGGVTAGLMTAHRQVRLLLRDLNGKACWDASILYKEPIINGEDSIRQTKENSPSNDKLTFQLRTGAGSNRMFGGAAPSIDPMMSTVGLPIAPLRHTLRHRPVHQLPVAKDLAPDLDQLDDLLQYIGYTSPECLDGADSPLNTAGPSPLGPALEGQTISIILNQRAIEMEYIARQNTAVGLLGESPAYTFGGSVGYTSFIDDSAPPVMGGSGGTLAARLNASTSSIDRSSTNTGEPNTKPFQFGRILFSQLGLAGWERRKRTHLLQRTDKLLRELRNLDNQKCRETHKMAVIYVANGQEDKNSILRNSCGSSTYELFVSALGWEVELESHNGFLGGLPRQGCGQTAPYYATPFLEVIYHVSTRMPSDTPEAILNKTRHLGNDEVHIVWSEHNRDYRRDILPTEFCDVLIVIYPLKSGLFRVTVNKKADVPWFGPLSDEMVVGGSCLASLVRASAINASRSKRTSLSLYQQYYEERNRSLDTVSTRHKESNTFEDFTARIFSPIPPQGTVSAGHSGSNASGSGAPGGPVVAPPLAAALIDQHSRTVSKTWIHHPETVATAREVTHQTVMASVSLEQPSPRAHRKLAHPFKQTSSSGTSSKSHKSPPTTGQPMAMGASGGMGGGSLLSHQLSHGTAYHHHLPTASGTPPDSPTFPGRSKFK, from the exons TACACAAAACGCACCGGGAGGAACTGGACGGGTCGCTATGGCTGCTGAGCAAAATCCTTTGCCTGTTGCCGGAGCTGATCGCCCGTCGTTGGCAGGTTCATTCGCTGGGACGAATCCTGGCGAAACTGCTACACTATGGCAACAGCGTCAAGTTGCGCCGGGAGGGAGTGCGGTATTTTCTGCTGTGGTACCAAGCGTTGGGTGACAATGCACCGCCATTTGTGCACGGGATGTTCACCGAATTGGTACCGGGTCTAACGATTCCCCAGAAGGGGAAAAACGGGCCACTGTCATCGGATTCGGAGTTCATCGCAACGGATGTTCTGAATCACCCAAACATGAAAGGTGAGCTCGGAGGTTCGGTGTTCCACGATACCGGTGCACATCCGGTAAAGTCACCGGAAATCCAGCCTCTCATTCCTCCTGGTTCGAGTGAACGAACAGCTGCGCCTGATCCGAGGGATGGGCTTGAGATTCTTTTGGACTGTATGGTCCAATCTTGTGGATGTTTGAAATGGCGCGATAACAGTCCGCAGAAACACATCCGATCCTTTAATTTTCTTCTGACGAAATTCAGGGAACAATATTTGCCCGTGTTCTGTCCAAATTTTGACTACACGACATCGATCTACGAACCGAAGCTGGATCTACCGGCAATGAGAAATATTTCCAAAAGGGAGGAAGTTATGAGCTCATGTATCGTGGTGTTGGTGATCTGGATCGCGAAGTATACACACGAGCGACAAAACAGCAATAAGTTGGACAACGTTCAAGTCGAGGAAGAATCGGTTGGAGAAAGTGCTTCGCTTCTATCCAACCTACGGCATCTGGGGTATACACAAACGCAATTAGTTCGTGATGTGCTGTATTCCAGTCGGGACATGATCAATTTCGTACATGAGATCTACCGCCAAGCATTCCTGATGTCATTTACATCCAAAAGCCAAATAGAGGCCATGCGAATTGCAATCTCCGTTTATCGGGACTGGATGAGTACGATCCCACCGCCACCATTTCTTCTGGAACCCGATAGCAGTGAAGTGGAACTTCAGCAACAGCTGAACCAACAGCCACAGCAAATCGCTGGACGTCCCCAAAACCAGAGGCTTCGTACAGATTCATATCTAGGCGCAATGTCCAAAGAAAACGTAATGATCCGCGCGGGTCTACAAAATGTTCTGCAGGTGTTCGTGACCAATGCCGTCAACGTATTCATGGTAAATACGGCGCATTTGAATATACATTTTCAGTCTAAGACAAACAACGTGGGATTCGCAACGCCACTCGACGAACAGACGGACATCTGCAAACGGGTGCTTAACATCTACCGCACGATGGTTATGAAGACTCGCATGGAGGGCCGGACCTGGGAACAGCTACTGCTCGTGTTGTTACAG ATAACTTCCGTGATTCTGCAGAATTCTCCGCCGAATGCTAAGAAAAACAACCTCGGCGGTCGGCTAGCTCAACCAATCTTTCAGACTCTGATTGTCACTTGGATTCGGGCGCATACCAACGTCGTTGTGCACCCAGGTCTTTGGGACAAGTTTCTGAAGGTCCTCTCGTCGCTGAACCATCGCGAAGAATTGATCGTGGAATGGGACAAAACCATGCAAACGTTAACACGAGTGTTGGCTCGGCAGGTTTACAACATCAATCTTTCGGATCTACCGCTAGATCGGCTAGCAGAGCAGAAGGGCAAACGGAAGCGAGGAACTCCTTCCAATTGGGCTCAAAGCTCTTCTCTTGGTGGCCAAGGAGGACTAGATAAGGCCGACAGTTTGGGTAGTGGAGCTCCGTGTAATAGTACGAATGAAAAGGTGTCGATTGAGGATCACGGTTGTGGATATGATGTCCGAAATTCTAGCGGTTCCGGTGGCCACGCGTTAAGAAGTGTGCCGGGTACACCTGCATTGAATAGAAGCTACAGCGAGGGCAGTTTGGCGCCATTCAGAAAGTCCCGAGGACGACGGAGGGTTAGGAACAAGCAACACGTTTCAGCTCTCCCAATGAATGTGGAACATTCGTTGAATCGAATGCTTTCAAATACTTCGGGCGGAGGATTGAGTATAAGTACAGAGAATTTCGACGTGTCGAGATTTTCGCAGTGTGACGATTCGATTATGATGAGCGTTCAGCTTCCAGCGGTTCCTACGCTGAGGAGAGCACTTTCGTTGGACTCGATAAGACCGCCTACCGGGAAGAACCAGAGAACTGGTGACAGCGACAGCTATCGATGTGGAAGTCGCAGTCCTTCTCCTACAGCCTCTAGTGGCATCGAAAGTGGATCAATAAAAGATTCTCCGATGCAGATTGATGTCATGACAGCAGACAGTTCCAGCATTGATACTCAAGATGAAAACAGTAGCATATCGGCTGATAGACGCTCCATTCTCTCTGGCGGGACAGCCCGTGGTTGGCTACCGGATGTGGCTTCAGTTATGTGGAGAAGAATGTTGGGCGCTTTAGGTGATGTCAATAAAATACTGAACCCCAAGCTACATGCACAGGTTTTCCAATACCTCGTTAACATGActgaaagtttaataaaaattcgGATGAATCAAGGAATCTCATTGGATGGGCAACCTATACAGAATCCAATGAATCTCGTTCCGCCGATCGCGCTGGTAGCACCATGGTGTTACGGAGCTTTGACCCTTGACAATCAGTACACCCAAGGAAAACTTTACGCTATGCAACTGCTTTGCACGATTGTTAAAAGTGGCGCAAGCCTTGGAAATAACCAGTTGCCATTGTTCTATCATGCTCTGCACCAAGCACTTTCAGGCGAAGATCGTGCAATGGCCTACACTGCTTTGAGGTTTTTAGGAGGGCCGCGTTTTATTAGTCTCCTGCTACCGGGACATACTTTGCTGCTTTTGGATTTGGTGCATGCTTCAACAATAGTGCTTACATCTTCCGAGACAGGACCGCATGCTCCAAGGGCTGAAGTAGCCGGGCTCCTAGGATCATTGCTTTGTTTTCCGAGAACGTCGCTTCCAGGCCCAGTTCTCACACCGTCGGAGCCCAATATAGATTTGATGGAATGTCCTGATTTACAAGAGCACGTATTGAACATTGTGCTACGCTGTGCACGCCGAGAACCTACTGCCAAAGCTCGATGCATTGCAATCGCGTCCCTAGGACAATGGATCCTTCAAAATCTCATAAATCCTATCAACTCGCCCGGAGCAGGGAGCGAATCTAGCTTCAAACAAAGAATTCCCCAACACCATTCCAGCATGGGTTCAACCAAAGGTGAATTGCCTTCAAACCCACGCATTCGAGAAGCTTTTCAAGTTCTTCTACAAGCTTTACAATTTAAACATCGCACAATTGCACGCTTAGCGTCGGAAACCTTGAAACTTTGTGCCGAACAGGGGCACAGAATCGAACGTATTGACCGGCTTCCGCAACTTATCATTGACACGATTTGTCTATCGTTAGAAATCCAAAACGTACCACACCCAAAAGAATCCGATAAAGTTGTGCTGACTTCGCTGCTGTTGACATTGGGCGAATTCTGCATGTCGCTCTCGGTGGAAACTCTTTTGCGCCCAAAATCTTCGGATACGGATGAACCGCTCATTCAGGTGGTATTCAAAGTTCTATATAAAATAGCAATGGGTATACACAATGGTGAAAGGATCAAGCTATTCACTACGGATGAAGACTTTGACATGAGCATTTCGGTAGATGATGTGCAGGAACAAAGTTCGCCGGCCGAACCCACTTATCAAACACCGGAATCGATTGCAAGCTGCCAATCTGCCATACGGCTCTGCGCGAAAACTGTGGCAATGCATTTAATCACCAATCTTGGTCATTTTCCCATGGGTATCGGTGCAACTAGATTAAGTTCCCTGGTAGACGAGCATGATGATTTAACCGGAAGCAGTGGAGGAATGGGCACTCTGCAGCGTGAAAGTTCCGTGATGAGCAACCGGGATTCGATGGATTTGGGAGCCACCCAGGTGTTGGCTTCACCCAACCTGCAGCTCCTTATGCTCAGCTCGGAATTGGTAGCAAGTTTCATTGAACTTCCTGCATTAAAACTACCAGGTGGTGGTGTAACGGCTGGTTTGATGACCGCACACCGGCAAGTTCGTTTGCTTCTGAGAGATTTAAACGGAAAAGCATGTTGGGATGCTTCGATTTTGTATAAGGAACCAATCATAAATGGGGAAGACAGTATTCGGCAAACGAAAGAAAATTCACCGTCAAACGATAAATTAACATTCCAATTGAGAACTGGTGCAGGATCTAACAGAATGTTTGGCGGAGCTGCTCCTTCTATAGATCCGATGATGTCAACTGTTGGACTTCCTATAGCCCCACTTAGGCATACTTTGCGGCACCGACCGGTTCACCAACTCCCGGTTGCCAAGGACCTTGCACCGGATCTAGACCAACTGGATGATTTGTTGCAGTATATAGGCTATACAAGTCCAGAATGTCTTGATGGGGCCGATTCTCCACTTAACACAGCCGGACCTTCACCATTAGGACCAGCATTAGAAGGTCAAACCATTTCTATTATTCTAAACCAACGGGCTATCGAGATGGAATATATAGCTCGCCAAAATACTGCTGTTGGACTATTGGGAGAATCACCGGCCTACACTTTTGGAGGTTCTGTCGGTTACACTTCCTTCATAGATGACAGCGCCCCACCGGTTATGGGCGGGTCTGGCGGAACATTGGCAGCTAGATTGAATGCCTCCACCAGCAGTATTGATCGTTCTTCCACCAACACTGGGGAACCGAACACCAAACCATTCCAATTCGGTCGCATTTTGTTCAGCCAGCTTGGCCTAGCCGGCTGGGAAAGACGAAAGCGAACCCACCTGCTCCAACGAACAGATAAGCTGTTGCGTGAGTTGCGGAACCTAGATAATCAAAAGTGTCGTGAAACGCACAAAATGGCAGTGATCTATGTGGCCAACGGGCAGGAGGACAAAAACAGTATTTTGCGTAATTCGTGCGGCAGCAGCACATATGAATTGTTCGTGTCTGCACTTGGCTGGGAGGTGGAATTAGAATCACATAATGGATTTTTGGGAGGTTTGCCTCGACAGGGTTGCGGTCAAACGGCTCCGTACTACGCGACTCCTTTCCTGGAAGTTATCTATCATGTTTCGACCCGCATGCCATCGGACACACCGGAGGCTATTCTTAACAAAACTCGGCATCTCGGAAACGACGAAGTGCACATCGTTTGGAGTGAGCACAACCGAGACTACCGTCGGGACATTCTTCCTACCGAGTTTTGTGATGTACTTATAGTGATCTACCCACTGAAGAGTGGTTTGTTCCGAGTAACGGTAAACAAGAAAGCCGATGTTCCGTGGTTTGGCCCGCTGTCTGATGAGATGGTTGTAGGGGGTTCTTGCTTGGCCAGCTTAGTAAGAGCCTCTGCTATTAATGCGAGCCGATCCAAGCGAACGTCACTTTCACTCTACCAACAATA tTATGAAGAACGGAACAGATCACTGGATACAGTTTCAACACGACACAAAGAAAGCAATACGTTCGAGGACTTTACGGCGCGAATTTTTAGTCCTATTCCACCGCAGGGAACCGTCAGTGCTGGACACTCGGGTAGTAATGCTAGTGGTTCTGGTGCACCTGGTGGACCAGTTGTGGCACCACCCCTGGCGGCGGCTTTGATAGATCAACACAGCAGGACAGTGTCTAAAA CGTGGATTCATCATCCGGAAACGGTCGCAACCGCTCGGGAAGTAACCCATCAAACAGTGATGGCATCTGTATCCCTAGAACAACCATCGCCCCGAGCACATCGCAAGCTAGCACACCCGTTCAAACAAACCTCTTCGAGTGGAACTTCATCAAAATCACACAAATCGCCGCCAACAACCGGTCAACCAATGGCTATGGGAGCCTCTGGTGGAATGGGAGGTGGATCTCTGCTTTCTCACCAGCTATCCCATGGTACCGCATACCATCATCATCTTCCGACGGCGTCCGGGACTCCTCCAGACAGTCCGACGTTTCCTGGCAGAAGCAAGTTCAAATGA